The window agcatttctcaccAGTGACTCCAGAGGACACTTGGAAGGTTCTGGAGACATTTTTCATTGTTACAACTCAAGGAGAGAGAGATGTGCTATAATAACTAACCGGTAAAGCTAAGGAATGCTGTTCAGCACCCTTCAATGCATGGAACAGACCTCACTGCAAACAATGAGTCAGtcccaaatgtcaacagtgctaTGGATGATAAACTCTGCTGTATTcacttaacaaacatttattgattatCTTCTCTGTGCCAGGTATGTTTTTAGATGCCACTGTGGAGCTGATTAGATATGACCCTGATCTCCATGCTTGCATGTTGAGAAAGGAATATGTGGCTATTAGACAAATATTTCTATAGATTATACTACTTAAtaaatatgctgctaagtcacttcagtcgtgtccgactctatgcaaccccatagatggcagcccaccaggctcccccgtccctgggattctccaggcaagaacactggagtgggttgccatttccttctccaaataaatatgtatacatatgataaATTGTGATAAAAGCTatgaggagagaaagaagatgctgtgagtTCTTGTAATAGGAGTAGTGACTCGGTATGGGGAAATCAGGGAAGGTTttcctgaggaggtgacatttaaggtCGGACCTAAGGGGAGatgggcatggtaacccactccagtattcttgagtggagaatcccatggacagaggagcctggcaggctacagtccatggggtcgcaaatgtgtcagacactactgaaatgaCTGATCACACATAGCTTATTCACTTctttgtacagtagaaattaacacaacattataaagcagttatactccaataaaaagaccATATCCATTTTTATCCATGTGGTtttatcaaaaccacaattagaaTGACTACAATTAAAAAGTtagataataacaagtgttggcaaggatgtagagaaattggaacactAATATGCttctggtggggatgtaaaatggtgcagccattgtCATAAAGAGTCTAGCAGCTACTCACATGATTAAACATAGAGGTATCATGTGACCTATTAATTTCACTCCTACGCATATACCCTTCCAAaatgaaagcatcagttcagttcagtcgctcagtcttgtccaactctttgtgaccccatgaatcacagcatgccaggcctccctgtccatcaccaactcccggagttcactcagactcacgtccatcgagtcagtgatgccatccagccatctcatcctctgtcgtccccttctcctcctgaccccaatccctcccagcatcagagtcttttccaatgagtcaactcttcgcatgaggtggccaaagtactggagttgcagctttagcatcattccttccaaagaaatcccagggctgatctccttcagaatggactggttggatctccttgcagtccaagggactctcaagagtcttctccaacaccattgctcaaaagcatcaattctttggagctcagctttcttcacagtccaattctcacatccatacatgaccactggaaaaaccatagccttaactagacggacctttgttggcaaagtaatgtctctgcttttcaatatgctatctagcttggtaataacttttcttccaaggagtaagcatcttttaatttcatggctgcagtcaccatctgcagtgatggcCCAtccaaaaacttgtacatgaatgtttatagcagaaaCACTTATGATaaccaaaatgtggaaacaaccaAGAAATGTATCAACAGATGGATGAGTAAAAATGTTATATATCCAAACAATGCAActttattcagccataaaaaaggaatgaaattagcaATACATGCTgtgacatggataaaccttgaaaacatgctacatgaaagaagccagacacaaaatgataaatatcatatgatttcatgTATCTTAAATGTCCAGataaggcaaatctatagagacagtaGATTAGTGGATGCTTAGGActggaaagagaggaggaaagagagatgaTAGCTTAAGGGTACAGGTTCATTTTGAAGGTgaggaaaatgttctaaattcAGTATGGTGATGACTATACACACCTTCATGTGGATATATTATATGGTATGTGaactacattttaataaaagtatttttatagacAATAATAGCTGATGGTAAATGTGGTGACCTAGAAgggtgagggagaaggcaatggcaccccactccagtactcttgcctggaaaatcccatggatggaggagcctggtaggttgcagtccatggggtcgctgagggtcggacacgactgagcgacttcactttcacttttcactttcatgcattggagaaggaaatgacaacccactccagcattcttgcctggagaatccggcaagggacgggggagcctggtgggctgccgtctctggggtcgcacaaagttggacacgactgaagtgacttagcagcagcagaagggtgggatggtggggtgggaaggaggctcagagggaaaggatatatgtatacgtatagctgattcacattgttgtagagcagaaactaacacaacatttcaaagcaattatactccaatgaaaaagtcttatcttctcaaaaaaaatGGGAAGCTGTTATCTTCAtaactatttaaaaagataagaagaaagggaggaaggaaggagagagggaggaagaaagatagggaggagagagagacataGAGAAAGTTTACTTCTATCTCTAACTCAAATATGtggctttggacttccctggtagtccagtgcttaagaatctgcctgctaatgcaggaaacgtgggttcaatccctggtccaggaagattccatatgccatggggcaactagaCTCATGTGCCCAgatactgagcccatgtgccacaactactgaagcccgtgtgccctagagcccatgctgtgcaacaggagaagcctgcagatcgcaactagagagtagccccttcttgcagcaactagagaaagcacacgGGCAGCAACAAAAACTcagcagaaacaaaaataaacaaataatttttttaatgtggcttctTCCTTGAGCTAAGAAAACTTTAGAGCAGTGGTTTCCAAAGTGTCATCCTCAGACCAACTTCAGCATCACCTAGGAGCTTGTTCGAAATGAAGATTCTAGAGTCTCCCCTGCCACTCCTCTTAACCCACACCTGCTGAATTAAACACCCTGGAGTGGGACCCAGCAGCTTGACTCTGATGTGCCCTCAAGTTGGAGACACATTGCCTCAGAAGACTCACTCAGCCAATCTCATTCTGCATCTATCAACCTCCCAGGTTTCTTGATTTTAGGCAACTGCCAAacctcactgtgtccactgtcTGATTTAAAAACAGAGTATAACCcaaagggaaacagtggaaacagtggttgactttattttcttgggctccaaaatccctgcagatggtgactacaggcatgaaattaaaagatgcttgctccttggacgaaaagctatgaccaacctagacagcatattaaaaagcagagacattactttgccaacaaaggtctgtctagtcaaggctatggtttttccagtagtcatgtacggatgtgagaattggattataaagaaagctgagcaccgaagagttgatgcttttgaactgtggcattggagaagactcttgagagtcccctggactgcaaggagatccaataaattcatcttaaaggaaattagtcctgagtgttcattggaaggactgatgttgaagctgaaactccaaaactttggccacctgctgcaaagagctgactcattggaaaagaccctgatgctgggaaagatttagggcaggaggagaaggggacaacagaggatgagatggttggatggcatcactgactcaatggagatgagtttgagtaaactcccggagttggtgatggaagggaggcctggcgtgctgcagtctatagggtcataaagagtaggacacaactgagtgactgaactgaacccaaaggAATTACCTGATTCTGCCTGAGTTCCTCCCTTGAAGCAGGTCCAGCCTGTGGATGCATCCTTCCAATCTATCTGACTTCACAatctgtgaaagtgaaatggaTTCTCATTGGGGATTTCAAGGGAGTGTAGAAAAGGGATTTGTATTAGGTACTTTATGGCTACCTTATTAACCTAATAAAATGTCCACTTATGTACCTGCTCTTTCCCCAAATTTCTTCACCAGTCACTGGATCCATCATCCCCCTtgcacactcagtcactcagttgtatctgactctttgtggcaccATGgactcaccagactcctctgtccatgaaattctccaggcaagaatactggagaggttttccatttcctactctaggatattttcccagctcagggattgaacccgagtttcttgctcctcctgctttggcaggtggattctttaccactgcaccactgggaagccccttaggtCCCCATCAACTGCCAGCAATCTGGTTTTTCTACCTGTTCTTCCCATATTTCTCAAACCAGCCACCACTTCATCTTTCCTCTCCCACATTACCCTCCATCTCTTTCATATTTCTTATCTTAGAAGGAGAGATTAAgaccctttctctcttctttctataATTTGTATCCTTAGACATATCATTTGCTCAACCAACAAAAGCAACACATAGGAGAAGACACTGTACCTCCAAAAATGTGAAGATTTGAAATGAAAAACCATTTCCCCATCAACAATGCTTTCCTTTCCttaaatacaataaatgaaaGAGGTGAGGTCTTGAAAGCATAGAAAgccatgcattgcaggcagattctttaccatctgaaccaccagggaagcctgcttgaTTCAGAGCAGGCAAGAAATCACTGTTGCTGTTTCTGTCATTGTTTGTGGCAGAGCAAGCATCCCTCCCTTACACATTGAAGATACACTAGGTACACAGGTTCCCCAACACAGCCCATGGGCATCCCCTCATGCATTCTGCTCTCAGGCACAGTCAGCGGGAGGAAACTGACTCAGAAGGTCTCATCACGAATGCATCAGGTTTACTTCCATTTTTCAGACAAGACAATGGACTGAAGTCCCTCTACCTGCCACAACTCCTGTTACAAAACCTGCCATTTCAGGATCTATGGAGAAAGAGCTTGCTGAGGAAGGTCTTCTTCACGGCTTCCTTCAGCTCCTTGTTCCTGAGACTGAAGATGATGGGGCTCAGGAAGGGAGTGAGGACCGTGTAGGTGATGCCCATCAGCGTGTCTCCTTCCAGAGACTGGGGACCCTTGGGCTTGAGGTAGATGACAGAAGCAAAGCCGTAGTGCACGACCACCACGGTGAGGTGGGACGCACACGTGGAGAAGGCTTTGTGCCGGCCCTCGGCTGAGGGGATCCTCAAGATGGCGGCCACGATGAAGGCATAAGAAAAGAGGATGAGGAGACCACAGCCCAGCAGGGCAGTGATACACACCAGGCCCACACCCATGGCCACAGTAGAGACGTTGTCCCCACAGGCCAGCTTCATTAGAGGAGGCACATGGCAGAAGAAATGGTGAATCACATTAGAGCTACAGAAGGGGAGGTGGAAAACGGCAGATGTCACCAGCAACCCCATGACTGAGCCTCCAGCCCAGGACCAGGCCACCAGGCAGGCGCAGCCTCGGGGGCTCATGAGCACGTTGTAGTGCAGGGGGTGGCAGATGGCCACGTAGCGGTCATAGCCCATAACAGTGAGCAGGAAGGAGTGGGTGAAGCCAAACGTGAAGGAGAAGAACATCTGGCTTGCACAGGCCGTGTAGGAGATGGAGCGGTTGGTGGAAAGCAGGTCGGCCAGCATGCGCGGGATGATGGCGAAGGTGTAGAGGATCTCCAAGATGGAGAGGGCGCACAGGAAGaggtacatgggggtgtggaggctgCGCTCGCTCCAGACGGTGGCCATGATGAGCAGGTTCCCCAGCAGCGTGAACAGGTACATCAGCAGGAAGAGCAGGAAGAACATCAGCTGaaggtgggggaaggaggagaagccaATGAGGATGAATTCAGTCACTGCCGAGATGTTGGCTCCCTGCATGAAGGCTGTTCCTGAAGTGAGGTGTGATGTGGAGAGGTCAGCTACTGGATGGAGGGAGGTTGTCAGCTTCCATCACTCCTGGCTCTACCCCAGGGGCTGCTCCTGATAAATGACAGATGACATTGGCTGAGTTCCTactctgtgaagtgaaagttgttcagtaatgtccaactctttgcaaccccatggactgtaacttgctaagttcctctgtcctttgtccattgaattctccaggccagaatactggaatgggtagccattccctttgccaagggatctttccaaccccggAATCAAACCCATTGCAGGAGAtcagatctccttcattgcagacagattttttaccaactaagccatcaGGGAGACCCTCCTACTCTGTGCCACCTAGATTTAATCCTCTTACCAATGTGATGGGGGAGGTGTTGATTTGATTACCCCATTTTGAATATCTTGAGAATATTCATTGAGAATGTTGGGGTGCATAAATGCTAAGCAATTTGTTTGAGGTGAGCTGTCAAACATGGTAGAGTTAAGACATGACCCATGGCTAGCTGCCTCCAAAGTTTATACCTttcccatcctaaaggagatcagtcctgggtgttcattggaagggctgatgctgaagctgaaactccaataccttggccacctcatgcaaagagttgactcattggaaaagactctgatgctgggagggattgggggcaggaggagaaggggacgacagaggatgagatggcttgatggcatcactgactcaatggacgtgagtctgagtgaactccgggagttggtgatggacagggaggcctggcacgctgcgattcatggggttgcaaagagttggacacgactgagcgactgaactgaactgatacatctaGGTTatctctgaaaatgaaaatattcctttACCAGAGGTTACAGCCTTTGCTACTTACTCCCTTCTGATAAATCATGTTCTTCCCAGAGCTTCAGATACCACAAGACCTACCCACTCCATGTCTACAACACTTTGAACCAAGTGCATCTCTAATTTAGTATAAATCAATCAGATTCTTCCTCTAGAGTTACCCATGCTAGAAATCTGAGGCAAGAGACTGTAGAAATAACATTCTAGTTGTTTTCCAGATCCTgtgatgtgcatgtgtatgttCTGAGCAATGCAACATAGCcatctgaaaaaagaatgaaggagtCAGCCAACCTGAGTTTGAACCCCTGCTCGGCCTGCTGTAAACTTGAGCAAGGATCTTCACCTCTCTGTACCTCCATTTCCCCCTACCAAACTCAAAGAGTTATTCTTGGACTGTGACCTGGAAAACAGTGAAAagtattagtccctcagtcatgtcctacttttttgcaaccccgtgaactatatggcccaccaggctcctctgtccatggaattctccaggcaagaatactagaaggcCATgaagccatgcccttctccaagggatctttctgtgACCTGGAAGACAGTAGCCACTTCATATGATAACTAACTCAATACCCTCAGTGAACAAATGTGTATGGTCTGTGGTCAGTAAATAACCTTAATTTTATGGGTATTCATTGTATCTTTATGGATATctattttaagtgctttttttATTAGGCTATGTCAAGTTTAAATGGCAGTGAACCACTAAtcccttttctgtctctctggatttGCCTGCTCTGGACAAATCACCTAAATGTAATCAGACACTCTGTGGCGGTTGGGGCCTGGCTTCTTTCCCTCAGCATcttcccccacacacaccaggttcatctgtgttgtagcattgtcataacttcatttctttttatggctgagcaatgtTCCATTTTATCAACAGATcacatttcattgatttattcacccactgatggacatttggctgTTTACACATTTTCACtataaataatgcttctgtgaacattcagATATGGGTTTAAGGCatgtcagtggttgccaggggctggaggaaggggatAAAttggagtgactgctaatggattTAGGGTTTCCTTTGGGGGTGTTGAGAAGGTTCTGGAACTAGACAGATGGTGCTTATACGTCACGAATGCACTGAATGTCACTGAATTGTATGCTATaaaatggctaagatggtaaattttgttatatgtacttattgttgctgttgtttagtcactaagttgtgtatatgtattttatcacaatacaaaatagggggaaaaaagtagtAAGCACCCTCTTAAGTGGGCTCATATACTTGATCAAGCTCTGATAGGttgagaacaaaacaaaaacacaagggAACCAGACACTTGGGTGAATGGAGGCTGCATTCCCCAGCATGACTGGTTTCCAGAGTTTCCTGGCCTCCCTCCCTTGAAGTCGCTTGTTTCTTTCCCTCATGCTGGGTCAGCATCTGCCATAGGTCCCCAGGATCACTCATTCCTGGCACTGTGAGATCCTAGAGGGGGTGAGTCAAAGTTAGTGACTTGGAAACAAGACCCTCCAAGAAGAGGCCGAATGGGTGAGACCAAAATCAAGTGGGCTGTGCTCTCAACTTCTCCGAGCTCTCCAACATCTAGTGCAAGTTTTCTCAGTATTTGGTGCTGGATCATCCTTTGCTATGGCAGGGGGTGGTCATCCTGTGCGCTGTATGGTGTAGAGCAGCCTCCCTGGCCTCTACCAGCTGGATGCCCATAGCTCCTCCTCAGTAGTGACAAACAAAATTAACTCCAGACATTGCCAATGTCCCTGTGGGGAGCAAAGTTGCCCCCAGTTGAGTACCAGTGGTCTAGAGAGCACAATTGTAATTACTTAGCTGGTCTTTCTACCCAGATCTTGGTTCTTCTCCTTCTCCAACTGGCAAACACCTGTTCATCTTTAAgactcagcttaaatgtcacctcctctgcaAAGCTTTCCTGAACATCTCATCCCAAAACAGATTTAGTCACTTGTTCCTGTCTGCTTCCAAAACAACTCCTCTGTAAGTTTAAACCTCCATGAGTTTAGCTCTTTCATGACCTTCCTTACAATGTGTCATGTTGGAGATACAATTGTCTATGGCACTGGATTTTCAGTTCTTGATGAGAGTAGCTACAAGTTGTTGGATGGTGGCACTTATGCTTACATGTTTCTTATGAAATCTCTAATCCAGTATTGTGAGGCACCTGTTACGATCTCTGTTTTATAGAAGTGGCAGCTGTGTCCCATAGAGGACACACTATTTGTCCAAGGGACCATGGCTCCTGAGTGGTGGAGCCAGGATCTGATCTGCATCTGAATGACCCCAATGCCTATCTTTTCCAACCTCTCTTTTATACTCACCACTTACTGGTGGCTGTTAGTAAATGTCCAGGCTACTTCCAGGACCAGGGCTAGCTTCACCATATCAGACCATTCACACACTCCTTCTCTATATTAGTAAAGATTACAAAAGCCACAGCCacgaagaaagaaagagagaaactgtAAGAAGATAAGAGTTCACCGTGTCCTGGGGAGGCAGCCCAGGTCTGCATATTTACCTTCTGGGATTATGGGGATGTAGAACCCTGCTAAGACTGGTATCTGTTCAATCTGGAAAACtgtggagacaataaaaagattggtggttgtcaggggctcaAGGAGAGAGTAGAAGGGATGAATAGGTAAAACTTGGGATTTTTAAGGTGGTTAAATTCTTCTgcatgatactataatggtgggTACAGGACATTGTGCATTTGTTAAAACTCGTAGGATGTAcagcaccaagagtgaaccctaatgtaagctgtgagctttagttaataataatgtgtcaGTATTGGGTTTACAATTGTAATACAGTTACCTTATCAATACAGGATGTTAATAATAAGGAAATCTCTGGGCAGGGAGATAGAGGGTACATGGTAATCTTTTGCACTATTTGCTAAATACTCTGTAAACCTAAAATTACTCTAAAAActaaattatattgatttttttaaaaaattaaaataaataggcaCAGAACCATGGCATGGGACCAGGAGAGCAGAGAGGTAGACTGAAGTCTCCTGGCATTGATCTACCAAGAGAACACCTAGTGGGTTTCCTATAAGTAAACTGAGCAACcctggagaaagagggagagagtgtGTGCAATCCAGCTATATGACACTTAGATGAACTCATAGTGGGGCCAGATCCCCACCCAGAAACTCAGGGAACAAAATCCACACATGGACAAATCCTGTGCTCATGTACCACTGCAGGTTTTCCAACTTCAGCAGT is drawn from Bos mutus isolate GX-2022 chromosome 7, NWIPB_WYAK_1.1, whole genome shotgun sequence and contains these coding sequences:
- the LOC102268281 gene encoding olfactory receptor 10H1-like, whose product is MQGANISAVTEFILIGFSSFPHLQLMFFLLFLLMYLFTLLGNLLIMATVWSERSLHTPMYLFLCALSILEILYTFAIIPRMLADLLSTNRSISYTACASQMFFSFTFGFTHSFLLTVMGYDRYVAICHPLHYNVLMSPRGCACLVAWSWAGGSVMGLLVTSAVFHLPFCSSNVIHHFFCHVPPLMKLACGDNVSTVAMGVGLVCITALLGCGLLILFSYAFIVAAILRIPSAEGRHKAFSTCASHLTVVVVHYGFASVIYLKPKGPQSLEGDTLMGITYTVLTPFLSPIIFSLRNKELKEAVKKTFLSKLFLHRS